A single genomic interval of Antechinus flavipes isolate AdamAnt ecotype Samford, QLD, Australia chromosome 1, AdamAnt_v2, whole genome shotgun sequence harbors:
- the LRRC43 gene encoding leucine-rich repeat-containing protein 43, translating to METEQGTVTVSKTFQEHLRQLGLNEFPCGLGSWNRTRFSSQNLKSWKGLIPKMPDDVPPQEETIDALLRLVQSPKSPWAQLKDATTEDQYLRELAIHNPLIIEDDFLFSYFTSLRVVDKGVTLIDEDLLKFQKLEELILSANRIKEVDPMNLPPTLKVLELYGNQMTSIQCLCSHPPPALQHLGVGHNRLLGYLESHYITATYWPNLVSLDLGYNDLTELRFMIAGLCTLSQLRLLVLQGNPLALVPHYRGYTVDCLPQLNVLDDITVSPEERHLFQGLSCKLALAKEKAYLTVTLKKVSGVLDSSVLDEEPELEGPYIAYSYYVTYNFVEDEKDAGKEFASNKDEVMKSTESPLLSTVLSSEENETEEDPRLNPAPGSVLFSTIRKPWSNVIEYNYKMKHTLKDLIPLKAFLLLGTNITIVEEKKVSWQILPTPVESPPSSKKGKGEKGKKGKGKEKEKEKEKEKEKEKEKEKEKEKDKDKKKGKKENKEKEKEAPKEKKSRKKDSPKEFRHDPPILRVLGSQLLNLEPLLSGETLVSSLCNFGTVRSAETDKLTWMRNQKTKIKKKPAKRRAKDQDKKKETTIFEAPDYRPDPLTLDFEIQLCHYKSLVEAMKLPCP from the exons AACAGAACTCGTTTTTCCTCTCAAAACTTGAAATCGTGGAAAGGTTTAATTCCTAAAATGCCAGATGATGTTCCCCCTCAAGAGGAGACCATAGATGCCCTGTTGAGGCTGGTACAAAGTCCAAAGTCTCCCTGGGCTCAACTCAAGGATGCAACCACGGAAGACCAATACCTGAGAGAGCTTGCCATCCACAACCCCCTCATCATCGAAGATGACTTCTTGTTCTCCTATTTCACATCTCTCCGAGTAGTGGACAAGGGG GTCACCCTGATTGATGAGGACCTGCTGAAATTCCAGAAGCTTGAAGAGCTGATACTGAGTGCCAACCGAATCAAGGAAGTAGATCCCATGAATCTGCCCCCAACTCTTAAG GTTCTGGAGCTCTATGGAAACCAGATGACCAGTATCCAGTGTCTGTGCTCGCACCCCCCTCCAGCCCTCCAGCACTTGGGCGTGGGCCACAACAGGCTTCTTGGCTACCTGGAAAGCCACTATATCACAGCCACTTACTG GCCCAACCTGGTCTCCCTGGACCTGGGCTACAATGACCTGACGGAGCTGCGCTTCATGATTGCCGGTCTGTGTACCCTGTCGCAGCTGAGACTGCTGGTGCTTCAGGGAAACCCCCTGGCTCTGGTGCCCCATTACCGGGGCTACACCGTGGACTGCCTGCCCCAGCTCAACGTGCTGGACGATATCACCGTGTCCCCTGAAGAGAGGCACCTGTTCCAGGGCCTCAGCTGCAAACTGG CGCTTGCAAAGGAAAAGGCCTATTTAACCGTGACTCTGAAGAAAGTCTCCGGGGTTTTGGACTCCTCCGTCTTGGACGAAGAACCGGAGCTGGAAGGCCCTTACATTGCTTATAGCTACTATGTGACGTATAATTTCGTGGAGGATGAAAAAGATGCTGGGAAGGAGTTTGCTAGTAATAAGGATGAG GTTATGAAATCCACAGAAAGTCCATTACTGTCAACTGTGCTTTccagtgaggaaaatgagactgaagAAGATCCTCGGCTCAACCCAGCCCCAGG GTCAGTCCTCTTTAGCACAATTCGAAAACCTTGGAGCAATGTTATCGAGTATAATTACAAGATGAAACATACTTTGAAAGACCTGATACCCCTGAAGGCCTTCCTGTTGCTGGGAACCAACATTACCATAGTGGAGGAAAAG AAAGTTTCTTGGCAAATTCTTCCTACTCCAGTGGAAAGTCCCCCATCTAGCAAGAAAGGAAAAGGTGAGAAAGgcaagaaggggaagggaaaagagaaagaaaaagaaaaagaaaaagaaaaagaaaaagagaaagagaaagagaaagagaaagagaaagacaaggacaagaaaaagggaaaaaaggaaaacaaagaaaaggaaaaagaagcaccaaaagaaaaaaag TCAAGAAAAAAGGACTCGCCTAAGGAATTTCGTCACGATCCTCCCATTCTCCGAGTCTTGGGAAGTCAACTGCTGAACCTGGAGCCCTTGCTCTCTGGGGAGACCCTGGTGAGCTCTCTATGCAATTTTGGGACAGTCCGTTCTGCTGAAACTGACAAGCTGACCTGGATGAGG AACCAAAAGACCAAGATCAAGAAGAAACCTGCTAAACGAAGGGCAAAAGATCAAG ACAAAAAGAAGGAGACGACGATATTTGAAGCGCCCGATTACCGGCCAGATCCCCTGACATTGGATTTTGAGATCCAGTTGTGTCACTACAAGTCCCTAGTGGAAGCAATGAAGTTGCCCTGCCCGTGA